The genomic region GAGAGCGGCGCCGCTTCGGGCAAGGAGTTCTCCGTCCCCGCGTTCGAAGGACCGATCGGCGGCGACGACGAGAAGGAGCGCTTCGCCCAGTTCCTGATCAACAACGAGCGGCACATCGTCAACGTGGACGTCAACCTCAGCGGCGAGCAGTTCGAGAACTTGAAGAAGATGTCGCCGGAACCGAACAAGCTGTTCATCGACCTGACGAACAACCGCGACGCGCTGCCGACCGGCTACGACGTCTACATCGAGACGGGGGACGACGCGAAGGACTTCTACTTCGACGACCGGCCCTCGTCGCTCGAGATCAAGAGCTGCCTGAAGATCGTGGGCGTCGAAGGCCCGCAGATGGGGATCTTCTCGATCACGGCCAAGGCGGTCGCGCTCGAGGAGTGCCTTTGACCGCGCGGAACGCCGTCGTTCCGCGATCGGGCGGGCCCGTTCCCTGATAGAATTCGCGCTTTCGGGAGTTTTGGGCGAAACCACGATGTCCGGGTTCGAGCAGGCCGCCGGCGACGGGAGCGTCCGCGCCCCGTCGTCCGAACTCAGCGGCGGCGCGGTCCTGCGCGCGGCCCGTCCCGCCGCGCTCTCCGCGATCACGCGTCCCTACGCCCCGCCGCGCGGCGCCCGCGTCGTCGCGGCCGTCTCCGGCGGCGGCGACTCGCTGGCCTTGGGACTGCTGCTTTGGGCCCTCGCCCCGGGCCGCGGCTGGGACGTCGCCTGGGGCACGGTGGACCACGGCCTTCGGGGAACGCGCGGCGCCCAGGACGCGGCGTTCGTGCGCGGTCTCGCCGCGCGGATCGGCGTTCCGTGCGAGGTCCGCGCGGTCGCCGTCGAGCGCGCGCCGCGCCGCTCGCCCGAGGACGCGGCGCGGACGGCGCGCCGCGCCGCGCTGGTCGAGATCGCCGCGGCGGCCGGCGCCGAGGCGATCGCCTTGGGGCACACGCTCGACGATCAGGCGGAAACGGTCCTGCTCCGGCTGGCCCGGGGAACCGGCACCGCCGGCCTCGGCGCGATGCGCCGCCACGCGCCGCCGTTCTGGCGGCCGCTGCTCGACGTCGAACGGGACGAACTGCGGCGTTTGCTCCGGGATCTCGGGCAGGGCTGGCG from bacterium harbors:
- the tilS gene encoding tRNA lysidine(34) synthetase TilS, with product MSGFEQAAGDGSVRAPSSELSGGAVLRAARPAALSAITRPYAPPRGARVVAAVSGGGDSLALGLLLWALAPGRGWDVAWGTVDHGLRGTRGAQDAAFVRGLAARIGVPCEVRAVAVERAPRRSPEDAARTARRAALVEIAAAAGAEAIALGHTLDDQAETVLLRLARGTGTAGLGAMRRHAPPFWRPLLDVERDELRRLLRDLGQGWREDETNAEGRAFRNRVRNEILPLMKTRLGAGVVRCLARAALTAAEDEDFLAASARAAPGIVVAET